In Gammaproteobacteria bacterium, a genomic segment contains:
- a CDS encoding phosphotyrosine protein phosphatase — protein sequence MNLLFVCSQNRLRSPTAEAVFSTYPGIKAISAGTNADSDVPVSGDLIEWADLVLVMEAGHRRKITARFGPMLRHKPLAVLGIPDRYQFMQPELIELLRVRVARLVPTPPLPAEAG from the coding sequence ATGAACCTGCTTTTCGTGTGCAGTCAGAACCGGCTTCGCAGCCCCACCGCCGAAGCGGTGTTCTCCACCTATCCCGGCATCAAGGCGATCAGTGCCGGCACCAACGCGGACAGCGACGTTCCGGTTTCCGGCGACCTGATCGAATGGGCCGATCTGGTGCTGGTCATGGAAGCAGGGCATCGCAGGAAGATCACCGCGCGCTTCGGCCCGATGCTGCGGCACAAGCCGCTGGCGGTGCTCGGCATCCCCGACCGCTACCAGTTCATGCAGCCGGAGCTGATCGAACTGCTGCGGGTCCGGGTTGCCCGGCTTGTCCCGACTCCGCCATTGCCGGCCGAAGCGGGCTGA
- a CDS encoding ATP-binding protein, translating into MESDRTLAYRWRNGTLQPIEFPQPVRLDQLLGIDRQKAILVANTRQFVEGRPANHALLTGSRGTGKSSMVKALLNEFGEQGLRLIEVPGHQLTDLPDIVAPLRERRERFVLYVDDFSVQANDPALTALKTALDGGIEEPPDNVLIYATSNRRHLMPEFQSENDEYRWRGDELHPGESSEEKISLSERFGLWLSFQPFSQQQYLDAVHLHLARLGVNELDEDGIKAALRWALARASRSGRVAQQFARDWAGRRG; encoded by the coding sequence ATGGAATCGGACCGCACGCTCGCCTACCGCTGGCGCAACGGCACCCTGCAGCCGATCGAGTTTCCGCAGCCGGTGCGGCTCGATCAGCTGCTGGGCATTGATCGCCAGAAAGCGATTCTGGTGGCGAACACGCGCCAGTTCGTCGAAGGCCGCCCGGCCAATCACGCGCTGCTGACCGGATCACGCGGCACCGGCAAGTCCTCGATGGTCAAGGCCCTGCTCAACGAATTCGGCGAACAGGGCCTGCGCCTGATCGAGGTGCCAGGCCATCAGCTCACGGACCTGCCGGACATCGTCGCCCCACTGCGCGAGCGACGTGAGCGCTTCGTGCTGTACGTGGACGACTTCTCGGTGCAGGCCAACGACCCGGCGCTGACCGCGCTCAAGACCGCACTGGACGGCGGCATCGAAGAACCGCCGGACAATGTGCTGATCTACGCCACATCGAACCGACGTCACCTGATGCCGGAATTCCAGAGCGAGAACGACGAATACCGCTGGCGCGGCGACGAACTGCATCCCGGCGAATCGAGCGAGGAGAAAATCTCGCTGTCGGAACGCTTCGGTCTGTGGCTGAGCTTCCAGCCCTTCAGCCAGCAGCAGTATCTGGACGCGGTACACCTGCACCTCGCACGCCTGGGCGTCAATGAACTGGACGAAGACGGCATCAAAGCCGCGCTGCGCTGGGCGCTGGCGCGTGCCTCGCGCTCCGGCCGTGTCGCGCAGCAGTTCGCAAGGGACTGGGCGGGCCGGCGCGGTTAG
- the ettA gene encoding energy-dependent translational throttle protein EttA, which yields MAQYVYTMNRVGKVVPPKKEILRDISLSFFPGAKIGVLGYNGAGKSTLLKIMGGIDKDFHGEARPMPGLKVGYLPQEPQLDPAKDVRGNVMDGLGELGTALARFNEVTKGFEDPDADFDALLAEQAELQEIIEAANGWELDVTLDKSAEALNLPPWDANIESLSGGERRRVALCRLLLSKPDMLLLDEPTNHLDAESVAWLEKFLNDFPGTIVAVTHDRYFLDNVAGWILELDRGHGIPYEGNYSTWLEQKEKRLAQEEKTESARQKAMAEELEWVRQNPKGRQSKSKARLKAFEEMSSQDYQKRAETSEIYIPPGPRLGDLVIEATDLKKSYGDRTLYEGLNFSVPRGGIVGIIGANGRGKTTLFRMLTGEEQPDGGSIKLGETVQIAYVNQSRDSLDDKKTVWEELSGGQDILRVNNWEMPSRAYIGRFNFKGADQQKRLQDLSGGERNRAHLAKLLLAGGNVLLLDEPTNDLDVETLRALEDALLNFPGSAMVISHDRWFLDRIATHILAFEDSGEIVFHEGNYQDYEADFRRRHGSEPGVNRRQRHKKIG from the coding sequence ATGGCTCAGTACGTCTACACGATGAACCGGGTCGGCAAGGTCGTCCCGCCCAAGAAGGAAATCCTGCGCGACATCTCGCTGTCCTTCTTCCCCGGCGCCAAGATCGGCGTCCTCGGCTACAACGGCGCCGGCAAGTCCACGCTGCTCAAGATCATGGGCGGCATCGACAAGGACTTTCACGGCGAGGCGCGGCCGATGCCCGGCCTCAAGGTCGGCTATCTGCCGCAGGAGCCGCAGCTGGACCCCGCCAAGGACGTGCGCGGCAACGTCATGGACGGCCTCGGCGAACTCGGTACCGCGCTGGCACGCTTCAATGAAGTCACCAAGGGTTTCGAAGACCCGGATGCGGACTTCGATGCGCTGCTGGCCGAACAGGCCGAACTGCAGGAAATCATCGAGGCCGCCAATGGCTGGGAGCTGGACGTCACGCTCGACAAGTCCGCCGAGGCGTTGAACCTGCCGCCCTGGGACGCGAACATCGAATCGCTGTCCGGCGGTGAACGTCGCCGCGTCGCACTGTGCCGCCTGCTGCTGTCCAAGCCCGACATGCTGCTGCTGGACGAGCCGACCAACCATCTCGACGCCGAATCCGTGGCCTGGCTGGAAAAGTTCCTCAACGACTTTCCCGGCACCATCGTCGCGGTCACGCATGACCGCTACTTCCTCGACAACGTCGCCGGCTGGATTCTGGAACTCGATCGCGGCCACGGCATTCCGTACGAGGGCAATTATTCAACCTGGCTGGAGCAGAAGGAAAAGCGCCTCGCCCAGGAAGAAAAGACCGAGTCCGCACGCCAGAAGGCCATGGCCGAAGAACTCGAGTGGGTGCGCCAGAACCCCAAGGGTCGCCAGTCCAAGTCCAAGGCGCGGCTCAAGGCCTTCGAGGAAATGTCCTCGCAGGATTACCAGAAGCGCGCCGAAACCAGCGAAATCTACATTCCGCCCGGCCCGCGCCTGGGCGATCTGGTGATCGAGGCGACCGACCTCAAGAAGTCCTACGGTGACCGTACGCTCTACGAAGGTCTCAACTTCAGCGTGCCGCGTGGCGGCATCGTCGGCATCATCGGCGCCAACGGCCGCGGCAAGACCACGCTGTTCCGCATGCTCACCGGCGAGGAACAGCCGGACGGCGGCAGCATCAAGCTCGGCGAGACCGTGCAGATCGCCTACGTCAATCAGAGCCGCGATTCGCTGGACGACAAGAAGACCGTGTGGGAGGAACTCAGCGGCGGACAGGACATCCTGCGTGTCAACAACTGGGAAATGCCCTCGCGCGCCTACATCGGCCGCTTCAATTTCAAGGGCGCGGACCAGCAGAAGCGTCTGCAGGACCTCTCCGGCGGCGAACGCAACCGCGCCCACCTGGCCAAGCTGCTGCTGGCCGGCGGCAATGTGCTGCTGCTGGACGAACCGACCAACGATCTGGACGTGGAAACCCTGCGCGCGCTCGAAGACGCGCTGCTCAACTTCCCCGGCTCCGCGATGGTGATCTCACATGACCGCTGGTTCCTGGACCGCATCGCCACCCACATCCTCGCCTTCGAGGACTCCGGCGAGATCGTGTTCCACGAGGGCAACTATCAGGACTACGAAGCGGACTTCCGCCGTCGTCATGGTTCGGAGCCCGGTGTGAACCGTCGTCAGCGCCACAAGAAGATCGGCTGA
- a CDS encoding DUF1571 domain-containing protein, which produces MRASLSVMNVLINRQSGWAPPMFVLLFACTSFAAHAQASADPLAPLKRLAEIAADVDDYTLHMDRDQRHDDPSDDMEPATVLVKHRREPACVYMRWIEKPHKGREMLYCSDKYDGKIQVHEGGFLGMVTITMDPKKESSARGLGFRSPDEIGLFGLSRMVDDVRERGLSPQTSVRTINEAEATCLRFDGGAEVPRRFEVGARELCVETESGLPVGLRLWSPDGTLMEDSRFSMIMLDAGLTDLDFDKSNPDYDF; this is translated from the coding sequence ATGCGTGCTTCACTCTCAGTTATGAATGTTCTGATCAACCGTCAGTCCGGCTGGGCCCCGCCGATGTTCGTGCTGCTGTTCGCCTGCACCAGTTTTGCCGCGCACGCGCAGGCGTCTGCCGATCCGCTCGCACCGCTCAAGCGCCTGGCCGAGATCGCGGCGGATGTGGACGATTACACGCTGCACATGGACCGCGATCAGCGCCATGACGATCCATCGGACGACATGGAGCCGGCCACCGTGCTGGTCAAGCATCGCCGCGAACCTGCTTGCGTCTACATGCGCTGGATCGAGAAGCCGCACAAGGGCCGCGAGATGCTGTACTGCAGCGACAAGTACGACGGCAAGATCCAGGTTCACGAAGGGGGATTCCTGGGCATGGTCACCATCACCATGGACCCGAAGAAGGAATCCTCGGCGCGCGGCCTGGGTTTCCGCTCGCCGGACGAGATCGGTCTGTTCGGTTTGTCACGGATGGTCGACGATGTACGCGAACGCGGCTTGAGCCCGCAGACCTCGGTTCGGACCATCAACGAAGCCGAGGCTACCTGCCTGCGTTTCGACGGTGGCGCCGAGGTGCCGCGCCGTTTTGAAGTGGGTGCGCGCGAGCTGTGCGTCGAGACGGAAAGCGGGCTGCCGGTCGGGCTGCGCTTGTGGTCGCCGGACGGTACGCTGATGGAAGACTCGCGCTTCTCGATGATCATGCTCGACGCAGGTCTGACGGACCTGGACTTCGACAAATCGAATCCCGATTACGACTTTTGA
- a CDS encoding RnfABCDGE type electron transport complex subunit B — MTLADAIDARLPQTQCTRCGYDACRPYAEAIASGEARINQCPPGGSETIAELAAITGQAPLPLDPAFGEAETQPFVALIDEARCIGCYKCIQACPVDAIVGAPKCMHTVIETECTGCELCLPPCPVDCIDWVPRQVDAYLGRERATRSRQRFELRTARLQRQSDERESKRRARTSPLRDAATMDDLLARVRARAGKP, encoded by the coding sequence GTGACGCTCGCCGATGCCATCGATGCGCGGCTGCCGCAGACGCAGTGCACGCGCTGCGGCTACGACGCCTGCCGTCCGTACGCGGAGGCGATTGCCAGCGGTGAGGCCAGAATCAACCAGTGCCCTCCGGGCGGCAGCGAGACGATCGCGGAACTCGCGGCCATCACCGGGCAGGCACCGCTGCCGCTGGACCCGGCGTTCGGCGAAGCCGAGACGCAGCCTTTCGTCGCCCTGATCGACGAAGCACGCTGCATTGGTTGCTACAAGTGCATTCAGGCTTGTCCGGTCGATGCGATCGTCGGCGCACCCAAGTGCATGCATACCGTGATCGAAACCGAATGCACCGGCTGCGAACTGTGCCTGCCGCCCTGCCCGGTCGACTGCATCGACTGGGTCCCGCGACAGGTCGACGCGTACCTGGGACGTGAGCGCGCAACGCGCTCGCGGCAGCGCTTCGAGTTACGCACAGCCCGCCTGCAACGCCAGAGCGATGAGCGCGAATCGAAACGGCGCGCGCGAACCTCGCCGTTGCGCGACGCGGCGACGATGGACGATCTGCTCGCAAGAGTCCGTGCCCGCGCCGGCAAGCCCTGA
- a CDS encoding diguanylate cyclase, translated as MSGDQASPPADLGGKAFYMFVGNWVALAALIPMVIAGLMLSFLFIDRAEQDDVADLQRIVGGVAREVDAYLDSNIAIASSVAEAVRLYSGPNPGVSRSLPELIVSQREMVLSMAITDAEGAIVGASPYGARPSSDLPELSKQSPARFSTLRQPASGDAQLAVAVPIRDAANVYSGAVYLEFSLAPLIALGREIGGQDMDLRLLDAAGHEVALSAHVATSAVPESVLLADRTLSNGFVVSGRRYVQTVELREWGEYAVAACLLLLASMVSWLVAQAVAHRVTKPLAGLARDLADLNLEGGQHQLNVPDDAPREIRTLFGEFNALLRRLDVSYGQLRESLEEANLLRRRMEHVIDERDAIISKRTADLQSRTSQLERANSALQRVATEDALTGVANRRAFDEFLALVWRLSLREHVPVSLILIDIDCFKSYNDHLGHQAGDDCLRQVAHAMRSLAKRPLDLVARYGGEEFAIVLGRTDLADAADIAQMVRRAVESMRIDHAAGGINGIVTVSLGVASMLPDELTEAEDLIAMADNNLYAAKDRGRNRVEFEFPTAPES; from the coding sequence ATGTCAGGGGATCAAGCGTCGCCGCCGGCGGATCTTGGCGGCAAGGCGTTTTACATGTTCGTGGGAAACTGGGTTGCCTTGGCGGCGCTGATCCCCATGGTGATTGCTGGTCTGATGCTCAGCTTCCTGTTCATCGACCGCGCAGAGCAGGACGACGTGGCCGATCTGCAACGCATCGTCGGTGGTGTCGCGCGGGAAGTGGATGCCTATCTCGACTCCAATATCGCCATCGCCAGTTCGGTGGCCGAGGCGGTGCGTCTCTATTCCGGGCCGAATCCCGGTGTGAGCCGGTCTTTGCCTGAGCTGATCGTCAGTCAGCGCGAAATGGTGCTGAGCATGGCGATCACGGACGCAGAGGGTGCGATCGTTGGCGCATCGCCGTACGGCGCAAGGCCTTCGTCCGATCTTCCGGAGCTGTCAAAGCAGTCGCCGGCACGATTTTCGACGCTGCGCCAGCCGGCTAGCGGCGATGCGCAACTCGCCGTCGCGGTGCCGATTCGCGACGCGGCGAACGTCTATTCGGGAGCGGTCTATCTGGAATTCTCGCTGGCACCTTTGATTGCTCTGGGGCGAGAAATTGGTGGTCAGGATATGGACCTTCGGCTGCTGGATGCCGCCGGCCACGAGGTGGCTCTGAGCGCGCATGTCGCGACAAGCGCGGTGCCCGAATCCGTGTTGCTGGCCGATCGTACGCTGTCCAATGGCTTCGTCGTCTCCGGTCGGCGCTACGTGCAGACCGTGGAACTGCGTGAATGGGGTGAATACGCGGTGGCGGCTTGCCTGTTGTTGCTGGCGTCCATGGTGTCCTGGCTGGTGGCGCAGGCGGTGGCGCATCGAGTCACCAAACCGCTCGCGGGCTTGGCGCGTGATCTCGCGGACCTGAATCTGGAAGGTGGCCAGCACCAACTCAATGTGCCGGACGATGCCCCGCGGGAAATCCGCACATTGTTCGGCGAATTCAATGCCTTGCTGCGGCGCCTTGACGTGTCCTATGGGCAGCTGCGCGAATCGCTGGAAGAAGCCAACCTGCTGCGCCGCCGCATGGAGCATGTGATCGACGAGCGCGACGCGATCATCAGCAAGCGCACCGCGGATCTGCAGAGCCGTACCTCGCAGCTGGAGCGGGCCAATTCGGCATTGCAGCGCGTGGCCACGGAAGACGCGCTGACCGGGGTCGCCAATCGTCGCGCGTTCGACGAGTTTCTGGCGCTGGTATGGCGCCTGTCCTTGCGCGAGCACGTGCCGGTATCGCTGATCCTGATCGATATCGACTGCTTCAAGTCGTACAACGATCATCTGGGACATCAGGCCGGCGATGACTGTCTGCGTCAGGTCGCGCATGCCATGCGCAGTCTGGCCAAGCGCCCACTCGATCTGGTGGCGCGCTACGGCGGGGAAGAGTTCGCGATCGTGCTCGGCCGCACCGACCTGGCCGACGCGGCGGATATCGCGCAGATGGTGAGGCGTGCGGTCGAATCCATGCGAATCGACCATGCGGCCGGCGGCATCAACGGTATCGTCACGGTCAGCCTCGGCGTGGCCTCGATGTTGCCGGACGAGCTGACGGAGGCCGAAGATCTGATCGCGATGGCGGATAACAATCTATATGCCGCCAAGGATCGTGGCCGTAACCGCGTCGAGTTCGAGTTCCCGACCGCTCCGGAGTCGTAG
- the nth gene encoding endonuclease III has protein sequence MNAQTRREIFARLKQNNPAPTTELLYTTPFELLVAVVLSAQATDVSVNKATARLYPVANTPQAILDLGLEGLREHIKTIGLFNAKAKNVMALCRILVDQYDGEVPRSREALEALPGVGRKTANVVLNTAYGEHTIAVDTHIFRLANRIKLAPGKTVREVEDRLMRVTPREYLRDAHHWLILHGRYICKARVPECWRCPIEDLCPYRPKTPDPEEQAAISRRGRRIGPG, from the coding sequence TTGAACGCCCAGACCCGCCGCGAGATTTTCGCGCGCCTCAAGCAAAACAATCCGGCCCCAACCACGGAGCTGCTCTACACCACGCCGTTCGAGCTGCTGGTGGCCGTCGTGTTGTCGGCTCAGGCCACGGACGTGTCCGTCAACAAAGCCACGGCGCGCCTTTACCCGGTCGCGAATACACCGCAGGCGATCCTGGATCTGGGATTGGAGGGTTTGCGCGAACACATCAAGACCATCGGCCTGTTCAACGCCAAGGCCAAGAACGTCATGGCGCTATGTCGAATCCTGGTGGACCAATATGATGGCGAAGTGCCGCGCTCACGCGAGGCCCTGGAAGCCTTGCCCGGCGTCGGCCGCAAGACCGCCAATGTGGTGCTGAACACCGCTTACGGCGAACATACGATCGCCGTGGATACGCATATCTTCCGCTTGGCCAACCGCATCAAGCTGGCGCCTGGAAAAACCGTGCGCGAGGTCGAGGATCGGCTGATGCGGGTCACCCCCAGAGAATATCTGCGCGATGCGCACCACTGGCTGATCCTGCACGGTCGCTACATCTGCAAGGCACGCGTGCCGGAATGCTGGCGCTGCCCGATCGAGGACCTGTGCCCCTACCGGCCGAAAACGCCCGACCCTGAGGAGCAAGCCGCAATATCCCGCCGCGGTCGCCGCATCGGGCCGGGCTGA
- a CDS encoding threonine ammonia-lyase, whose amino-acid sequence MSITIEDVRAAAQRISGQVMRTPMRPSRVLSKITGAEVWLKFENFQFTAAFKERGALNKLASLSEDERAQGVVCMSAGNHAQAVAYHATRLGIKSLIVMPRNTPFTKVRNTRELGGEVLLEGETLADSWTYLERELLPRGYTLVHPYDDPLVMAGQGTIALEMLDEQPDLDAMLIPIGGGGLFAGNAVAAHGVNPKIEMYGVESAGYCSAYAALQGDASLARGGPTIAEGIAVKNVGAMTLPLIRDHAADLLRVEEAAIERAVGMLANVEKVVVEGAGASGLAALLTDPARFAGRRLGLILCGGNIDPRLLASVLLRQLVHESRLVSLSIEIEDSPGFLARVAGCVGAAGGNIVQVHHERLATGHGAKLTVLEMLIEAQDGAHAEQVIRDLGEGGFVVRRVHGEHIEFE is encoded by the coding sequence ATGTCGATCACGATCGAGGATGTGCGGGCGGCGGCGCAGCGAATCAGCGGCCAGGTGATGCGCACACCGATGCGGCCGTCCCGCGTGCTCTCGAAGATCACGGGCGCCGAAGTCTGGCTCAAGTTCGAGAACTTCCAGTTCACGGCGGCGTTCAAGGAACGCGGTGCGCTCAACAAGCTCGCCAGCCTCAGCGAGGACGAGCGCGCGCAGGGCGTGGTCTGCATGTCGGCTGGCAATCACGCGCAGGCGGTGGCCTATCATGCGACGCGGCTGGGCATCAAAAGCCTGATCGTGATGCCACGCAACACGCCGTTCACCAAGGTGCGCAACACGCGCGAGCTGGGCGGCGAGGTGCTGCTGGAAGGTGAAACCCTGGCGGATTCCTGGACCTATCTGGAACGCGAGCTGCTGCCGCGCGGCTACACCCTGGTGCATCCCTACGACGATCCTCTGGTGATGGCCGGGCAGGGCACGATCGCTCTGGAAATGCTGGACGAGCAGCCGGACCTGGACGCGATGCTGATTCCGATCGGCGGCGGCGGGCTGTTCGCCGGCAATGCCGTGGCGGCGCACGGCGTGAATCCTAAGATCGAGATGTACGGCGTGGAGTCGGCGGGTTATTGCTCGGCCTACGCCGCGCTGCAGGGCGATGCCTCGCTGGCGCGCGGCGGCCCGACGATCGCCGAAGGCATTGCCGTGAAGAACGTGGGCGCGATGACGCTGCCCTTGATCCGCGATCACGCCGCCGATCTGCTGCGCGTGGAGGAAGCCGCGATCGAACGGGCCGTGGGCATGCTGGCCAATGTCGAGAAGGTCGTGGTCGAGGGTGCCGGCGCCAGCGGGCTGGCGGCCCTGCTGACCGACCCGGCGCGCTTCGCCGGACGGCGCCTCGGCTTGATCCTGTGTGGCGGAAACATCGATCCGCGCCTGTTGGCCTCGGTGCTGCTGCGTCAGTTGGTGCACGAGTCGCGGCTGGTCTCACTGTCGATCGAGATCGAGGACAGTCCCGGCTTTCTGGCGCGTGTCGCGGGCTGCGTCGGCGCCGCCGGCGGCAATATCGTGCAGGTGCATCACGAGCGACTGGCTACCGGCCACGGCGCCAAGCTGACGGTGCTGGAGATGTTGATCGAAGCGCAGGACGGCGCGCACGCGGAACAGGTGATTCGCGATCTGGGCGAGGGCGGCTTCGTGGTGCGCCGCGTGCACGGCGAGCACATCGAATTCGAGTAG
- a CDS encoding glycoside hydrolase family 5 protein: MRFSILHPFVFTILLLLGACGGGGAGSGGEDDADGAGETPAIGYYAQGAKLYDPAGEEVQLRGINMYGFNADILIPEYLWEMGWKEQIQQVKDLGFNAVRLPFVPKTLYSPLKAGEDLPTHVEPTLNADLIGKTPLEIMDLWMAEADRQQLYVLLDFHSISNVSQYFTWYSDDPSAYGEGMWAETHDAQPYSENDWIRDLRFVALRYSGLVHFIGIDLYNEPYGVVRWGPGDPFGYSEEADWQRAAERAAAAVLDANPQLLIFVEGIQGNFDGEEDSSIPMNLGENLQPQAYRPLDIPDEKLVLSPHTYGPDALYEFPKDSFDHPDFPDNLAADWETLFGQFSEQHPVIIGEFGGFYGTGPSGDQDRQWHDALVGYLISKDMRSAFYWCYTPNSYNTGGILDDDLKVREDKLKMLHRLFGI, translated from the coding sequence ATGCGATTTTCGATCCTGCACCCGTTCGTCTTCACCATCTTGTTGTTGCTCGGCGCCTGTGGCGGTGGCGGAGCGGGGTCGGGCGGCGAAGATGATGCAGACGGCGCCGGGGAAACGCCCGCGATCGGCTACTACGCGCAGGGCGCCAAGCTCTACGACCCGGCGGGTGAAGAAGTGCAGCTGCGCGGCATCAACATGTACGGTTTCAATGCCGACATCCTGATTCCCGAATACCTTTGGGAAATGGGCTGGAAGGAACAGATTCAGCAGGTCAAGGATCTGGGCTTCAACGCCGTGCGCCTGCCCTTCGTCCCCAAGACGCTGTATTCCCCGCTCAAGGCCGGCGAGGACCTTCCGACCCACGTCGAACCCACGCTCAATGCGGACCTGATCGGCAAGACGCCGCTGGAAATCATGGATCTGTGGATGGCCGAAGCCGACCGCCAGCAGCTGTACGTGCTGCTGGACTTCCACTCCATCAGCAATGTCTCGCAGTACTTCACCTGGTACTCGGATGATCCGAGCGCATACGGTGAAGGCATGTGGGCCGAAACACACGATGCCCAGCCCTACAGCGAGAACGACTGGATCCGTGATCTGCGCTTCGTGGCCCTGCGCTATTCCGGCCTTGTCCATTTCATCGGCATCGACCTCTACAACGAACCCTATGGCGTCGTCCGTTGGGGCCCGGGCGATCCCTTCGGCTATTCCGAGGAGGCCGACTGGCAGCGCGCCGCCGAACGCGCCGCCGCGGCCGTACTGGACGCCAACCCGCAGCTGTTGATTTTCGTGGAGGGCATACAGGGCAATTTCGACGGCGAGGAAGACAGCAGTATTCCGATGAACCTTGGCGAGAATCTGCAACCTCAGGCCTACCGCCCGCTGGACATCCCGGACGAGAAGCTCGTGCTCTCGCCGCATACCTATGGCCCGGATGCCCTGTACGAATTTCCCAAGGATTCCTTCGATCACCCGGACTTTCCGGACAATCTCGCGGCGGACTGGGAAACCCTGTTCGGCCAGTTTTCAGAGCAGCACCCGGTCATCATTGGAGAATTCGGCGGCTTCTACGGCACCGGTCCCAGCGGGGACCAGGACCGGCAGTGGCACGACGCCCTGGTGGGCTACCTGATCTCCAAGGACATGCGCAGCGCCTTCTACTGGTGCTACACCCCCAACAGTTACAACACCGGCGGCATTCTCGACGACGACCTCAAGGTGCGCGAGGACAAGCTGAAGATGCTGCACCGGCTGTTCGGAATTTAG